Part of the uncultured Cohaesibacter sp. genome is shown below.
GGTGCTGTTCGCACTTGGCCTGTCTCCGGCAATTGCGCTTCTGCAGGCGGACAAGGTTCTGTTCATGAACCTGCTCTACCAACGCCTCTATGCGGGGATGGACAACTTTCTGCTGCTGGCATTGCCCTTCTTCATGCTGGCCGGCGAATTCATGGTCAATGGCGGCATCACCACACGCATCATCAGCTTCTCCCAGAAGATGGTCCAGCACATGCGTGGTGGTCTCGGCCATGTGGTGATCATTTCTGCCACCCTGTTCGGCGCCCTCACTGGCTCATCGGTTGCGGCAACCTCTGCCATCGGCAACATGATGATCCCGGAGATGGAACGCTACAAATATGACCGCACCTATGCGGCAGCCATCACCGCAGCGGCGACCGTTCTGGGCACCATCATTCCGCCCAGCGGCATCATGCTGATCTATGCCTTCGTGATGAATACCTCGGTTGCCGCCATGTTCATGTCCGGTATCGTGCCTGGGCTCATCCTGTGCGTCGCCCTGATGATCATCAACCGCTGGCAGATCAAGAAATACCCGGCCGTCGAGCAGTTCGAACGCGCCCCGCGGGCCGAACGCAGCGCAGCTTTCAAGGCTGCCATCCTGCCGCTCCTGACCCCTGTCATCATTCTGGGCGGCATTTATGGCGGCATCTTTACGCCGACCGAGGCTGCCGCCGTCGCGGTGTTCTATGCCTTCATCCTGTCAGTGTTCATCATGCGCATCCTCAAGCTCAAGGATGTGTTCCCGATGTTCATGCGCATCGCCATCAATGCAGGTGCCATCCTGATCATCGTGGCGGCCGCCAGTGGCTTTGCTTCGGCCATCTCGCTTTCGGGTGTCGCCAAGCACATCACCACTTTCTTCTATTCGGTCTCCGATGACCCCTATGTGCTGTTCTTCATCATGAACCTGTTCCTGTTCGTCGTGGGAATGTTCCTTGATGCAGGCCCGGCGATCCTGATCTTTGCGCCCATTCTGGCCCCGATCATGACCAACGTCGGCGTCGACCCGATCCATTTCGGTGTCGTCATGGTGGTCAACCTATCCATCGGGCTCGCTACCCCGCCCATGGGCCTCGTACTCTTCGTGGCGTCCGGCGTATCCGGCGTCCCCCTGCAGAAAATCTCAAAGGCGATTATCCCGTTCCTGTTGGCTGAAGCCG
Proteins encoded:
- a CDS encoding TRAP transporter large permease, producing MVSPIFAVYFLILLIVGVPVLFALGLSPAIALLQADKVLFMNLLYQRLYAGMDNFLLLALPFFMLAGEFMVNGGITTRIISFSQKMVQHMRGGLGHVVIISATLFGALTGSSVAATSAIGNMMIPEMERYKYDRTYAAAITAAATVLGTIIPPSGIMLIYAFVMNTSVAAMFMSGIVPGLILCVALMIINRWQIKKYPAVEQFERAPRAERSAAFKAAILPLLTPVIILGGIYGGIFTPTEAAAVAVFYAFILSVFIMRILKLKDVFPMFMRIAINAGAILIIVAAASGFASAISLSGVAKHITTFFYSVSDDPYVLFFIMNLFLFVVGMFLDAGPAILIFAPILAPIMTNVGVDPIHFGVVMVVNLSIGLATPPMGLVLFVASGVSGVPLQKISKAIIPFLLAEAVVIFLISFFPPLVIGLPKLLGMM